A genomic window from Nicotiana sylvestris chromosome 11, ASM39365v2, whole genome shotgun sequence includes:
- the LOC138880769 gene encoding uncharacterized protein — MPHESLVSSIHVSTPVDDTIIVDCVYRSCIMTIWGLETRVDLLLLSMVDLDVILGMDWLSPCHVVLDCHTKTMMLAMLGFPQIEWRRSLNYVPSIVISYLKAQQMVGKCCLSYLAFVRDVGAEIPIIDSVLVVRDFLDVFPVDLPGKLPERDIDFGTKLVPGSQPISIPLYYMALTELKKMK, encoded by the coding sequence atgccccatgagtctctagtttcatctattcatgtatctacgccGGTGgacgatactattattgtggactgtGTATATCGATCATGTATAATGACTATTTggggattggagactagagttgatctattgttgcttagtatggttgacctcgatgtgatcttgggtatggactggttgtctccatgtcatgttgttcttgattgtcacactaaGACCATGATGTTGGCGATGCTGGGGTTTCCACAAATTGAGTGGCGACGTTCTCTAAACTATGTTCCTAGCAtagtgatttcatacttgaaggcccaaCAAATGGTTGGGAAGTGTTGtttatcttatttggcctttgtgagggatgttggtgctgaGATCCCTATTATTGATTCTGTTCTGGTGGTACGAGATTTCTTGGATGTATTTCCCGTAGACCTGCCAGGCAAGCTGCCTGagagggacattgattttggtactAAGTTGGTGCCAGGctctcaacccatttctattcctctatatTATATGGCACTGACAGagttgaagaagatgaaatag